The following coding sequences are from one Streptomyces angustmyceticus window:
- a CDS encoding AMP-dependent synthetase/ligase — MRDISVPAVAAPLRTGGLADSVFDTATHQPDFAQLARRDDRTPGGWQEVSAAEFRDEVMALARGLLADGVRPGTRVALMSRTRYEWTLFSYALWAIGGQLVPVYPTASAEQLRCILVGARVTAIVVENEAQAMTVAEACDEEAALRRLWQLDLDCVRRLAEEGTRLPEADVHRLRHAVSPDGVAAIVYTSGTTGRPRGCVITHANLAAECDTLYAGWGGLLAPPGERPSLLAFLPFAHIYGLMVQVACLRGGVKLAHQPDAASQELLPALASFRPTFLFAVPYVFEKICTRARLAAEAAGRLRTFDAAMTVAVRYAEALAEEGRGGRGPDPFLRARHALYDRLVYARIRETLGGRVRTAVSGGSPLFRELGLLFAGIGITVYDGYGLTETSGAITVQPPGRVRFGTVGRPLPGSAVHLALDGEVWVRGPVVFAGYLDEDGAPGSGLYDGWLPTGDLGHLDEDGYLVITGRKKDVIITSNGKSVAPQGLEQRLCAHPLISQCVVVGDNRPYVTALITLDPEALSHWRGLRDEPGPGSTAPSPEEQLQAEVRRAVARANASVSRSESIRAFRVLPEEFSQESGLMTPSLKLRRAAIVRTYAAEIDALYAEGKREEPGTRRDRRRWAAAGLYAR; from the coding sequence GTGCGCGACATCAGCGTTCCGGCCGTGGCGGCTCCACTGCGGACCGGCGGTCTCGCCGACTCCGTATTCGACACCGCGACCCACCAGCCGGATTTCGCTCAGCTCGCACGCCGCGACGACCGGACACCCGGCGGCTGGCAGGAGGTGTCCGCGGCGGAGTTCCGGGACGAAGTGATGGCCCTGGCCAGGGGGCTGCTGGCGGACGGGGTGCGGCCGGGCACCCGCGTCGCGCTGATGTCCCGTACGCGCTACGAGTGGACGCTGTTCAGTTATGCGCTGTGGGCGATCGGCGGACAGCTGGTACCGGTCTATCCGACCGCCTCGGCCGAGCAGCTGCGCTGCATCCTGGTCGGGGCGAGGGTCACCGCGATCGTGGTGGAGAACGAGGCGCAGGCCATGACCGTGGCCGAGGCCTGCGACGAGGAGGCCGCGCTGCGCCGGCTGTGGCAGCTGGACCTGGACTGCGTCCGGCGGCTGGCGGAGGAGGGCACCCGGCTGCCGGAGGCGGACGTGCACCGGCTGCGGCACGCGGTCTCCCCGGACGGCGTCGCGGCCATCGTGTACACCTCGGGGACCACCGGGCGCCCGCGCGGCTGTGTGATCACCCATGCCAATCTCGCCGCCGAGTGCGACACCCTGTACGCGGGCTGGGGCGGGCTGCTGGCCCCGCCCGGCGAGCGCCCCTCGCTGCTGGCCTTCCTGCCGTTCGCGCACATCTACGGGCTGATGGTGCAAGTCGCCTGTCTGCGCGGCGGGGTGAAGCTCGCCCACCAGCCCGACGCGGCCTCGCAGGAGCTGCTGCCGGCCCTCGCGTCGTTCCGTCCGACCTTCCTGTTCGCGGTGCCGTACGTCTTCGAGAAGATCTGCACCCGCGCCCGGCTGGCCGCCGAAGCCGCGGGCCGGCTGCGGACGTTCGACGCGGCGATGACGGTGGCGGTGCGCTACGCGGAGGCGCTCGCCGAGGAGGGGCGGGGCGGGCGCGGGCCCGACCCGTTCCTGCGGGCCCGGCACGCGCTCTACGACCGGCTGGTGTACGCGCGCATCCGCGAGACGCTGGGCGGCCGGGTGCGGACCGCGGTCTCCGGCGGCTCGCCGCTCTTCCGCGAACTGGGCCTGCTCTTCGCCGGGATCGGCATCACCGTCTACGACGGCTACGGCCTGACGGAGACCAGCGGCGCGATCACCGTGCAGCCGCCCGGCAGGGTGCGGTTCGGGACGGTGGGCCGTCCGCTGCCGGGCAGCGCGGTGCACCTGGCGCTGGACGGCGAGGTGTGGGTGCGCGGCCCGGTGGTGTTCGCCGGGTACCTCGACGAGGACGGCGCGCCGGGCAGCGGGCTGTACGACGGCTGGCTGCCGACCGGCGACCTGGGCCACCTGGACGAGGACGGCTACCTCGTCATCACCGGCCGCAAGAAGGACGTCATCATCACCAGCAACGGCAAGAGCGTGGCCCCGCAGGGCCTGGAGCAGCGGCTGTGCGCCCATCCGCTGATCTCGCAGTGCGTGGTGGTCGGCGACAACCGGCCCTACGTCACCGCGCTGATCACGCTGGACCCCGAGGCGCTGTCGCACTGGCGGGGGCTGCGCGACGAGCCGGGACCGGGCAGCACCGCGCCGTCGCCGGAGGAGCAGCTGCAGGCGGAGGTCCGGCGGGCGGTGGCCCGCGCGAACGCGTCGGTGTCGCGGTCCGAGTCGATCCGCGCCTTCCGGGTGCTGCCCGAGGAGTTCAGCCAGGAGTCCGGGCTGATGACGCCGTCGCTCAAACTGCGGCGGGCGGCGATCGTGCGGACGTACGCGGCGGAGATCGACGCCCTGTACGCGGAGGGCAAGCGCGAGGAGCCCGGTACCCGGCGCGACCGCCGCAGATGGGCCGCGGCGGGGCTGTACGCGCGCTGA
- a CDS encoding DUF6412 domain-containing protein, with product MYRIVQAWRLYTSALLFVLAGFLLTQTGLTTALTAAATTGALLLLCRAFLIAALARPVPPGRIRTALRDRERRTAFLPQRDPDAAGRPRPRAPGRPLPTAA from the coding sequence ATGTACCGCATCGTCCAGGCATGGCGCCTGTACACCTCGGCGCTCCTGTTCGTCCTGGCCGGGTTCCTGCTCACGCAGACCGGGCTCACCACCGCGCTGACCGCCGCCGCGACCACCGGCGCGCTGCTGCTGCTGTGCCGCGCCTTCCTGATCGCGGCCCTCGCCCGGCCCGTACCACCCGGCCGGATCCGAACGGCCCTGCGCGACCGCGAGCGGCGCACGGCCTTCCTGCCGCAACGCGATCCCGACGCCGCCGGCCGCCCGCGCCCCCGAGCCCCGGGCCGTCCCCTCCCGACGGCCGCGTAG
- a CDS encoding YidC/Oxa1 family membrane protein insertase, giving the protein MSMFGFLGEALAHGAEAIAPLFGTAAMAAAIVLCTLGVRAALHPLARAAARGEQARSALAPRMAELQRKHKGNPERLQKAVSELYAETGSSPLAGCLPTLLQLPVFFVMYHLFSTGGGGLQDHTLLGAPLGGHWSRALADGGVFGPQGRVYLALFALIAAVATWNFRRARAAAAAAPQPAAGGAALPGMSSLAKVMPLLSFATLITLAVVPLAAGLYVVTTTTWTACERALLQRNRGRGEPAAAAAKAPAGKPSRTAARAAAPSGERTPAPADGTSGARVPQQRPAPRRTDGKGGPKTRAARRAAARARANSRAGSRTGTPADGAKPQAKGAGRGRTDGTDAASAAIATTPR; this is encoded by the coding sequence ATGTCCATGTTCGGCTTTCTCGGCGAGGCGCTGGCGCACGGCGCCGAGGCGATCGCCCCGCTCTTCGGCACCGCGGCCATGGCCGCCGCCATCGTCCTGTGCACCCTCGGCGTCCGCGCCGCCCTGCATCCGCTCGCCCGCGCCGCGGCCCGCGGCGAACAGGCCCGCTCGGCGCTCGCGCCGCGGATGGCCGAGCTGCAGCGCAAGCACAAGGGCAACCCCGAGCGGCTGCAGAAGGCGGTGTCCGAGCTGTACGCCGAGACCGGCTCCTCGCCGCTGGCCGGCTGCCTGCCGACCCTGCTGCAACTGCCCGTCTTCTTCGTGATGTACCACCTGTTCTCCACGGGGGGCGGCGGCCTCCAGGACCACACGCTGCTGGGGGCGCCGCTGGGCGGCCACTGGAGCCGGGCGCTGGCGGACGGCGGGGTGTTCGGGCCGCAGGGGCGGGTCTACCTCGCGCTGTTCGCGCTGATCGCGGCCGTCGCCACCTGGAACTTCCGGCGGGCCAGGGCCGCGGCGGCCGCGGCCCCGCAGCCGGCCGCGGGCGGCGCGGCGCTGCCCGGGATGTCCTCCCTGGCCAAGGTGATGCCGCTGCTGTCCTTCGCCACGCTGATCACCCTGGCCGTGGTGCCGCTGGCCGCCGGGCTCTACGTCGTCACCACGACGACCTGGACGGCGTGCGAGCGGGCGCTGCTGCAGCGGAACCGGGGGCGCGGCGAGCCGGCGGCGGCCGCCGCGAAGGCGCCCGCGGGCAAGCCGTCCCGCACCGCGGCGCGGGCCGCCGCCCCGTCCGGGGAGCGGACCCCCGCACCGGCTGACGGCACGTCGGGCGCCCGGGTCCCGCAGCAGCGCCCGGCGCCGCGCCGCACGGACGGGAAGGGCGGGCCGAAGACCCGCGCGGCCCGCCGGGCCGCGGCCCGCGCCCGGGCCAACTCCCGTGCGGGCTCCCGCACCGGGACCCCGGCCGACGGGGCGAAGCCGCAGGCGAAGGGCGCGGGCCGCGGCCGTACGGACGGTACGGACGCGGCTTCCGCGGCGATCGCCACCACCCCTCGGTAG
- a CDS encoding DUF1996 domain-containing protein produces the protein MLIGATALLLGGGGLAAYATTALAGNNTPGTTGHQHTASAAFTISCPDVGERLRSVPRSAQLPVSKGLSTLDRQVHDAYHKMMGGSSGSGSSAVLSPLKTQRERTIKMMVTAIAKHSKRPGYLLKMSGCTMKPVNEGAGAGGSDSTKSVQDGWYQGQNPTQDQQGQQQGQDQQGQQTQDPNQQGGQGQNQNGGQQGQAGGPSPDDFVDINNVQPNADQPPFAAPQGGNASTGTFTTECGRNEEGHFNSDNVIVTPGVSNGAHHTHDYVGNKTTDGNSTDQSLAASDTTCTNGDQSTYYWPVLRKLDGNAEQKPGAAQDANVGSVLTPATVTLTYRGSQAGQVEAMPRFLRIITGDAKAFTNGTKNANASWSCTGFEDRQLKDKYPLCPNGSQVVRTFAFQNCWDGRQTDSANHRDHMAFSDQNGTCPNGFKAVPQLVERVTYDVPQGASFAVDSFPEQLHKPVTDHGDFINVMQDDLMSKAVECINSGRKCD, from the coding sequence ATGCTCATCGGCGCCACCGCCCTCCTGCTGGGCGGCGGCGGGCTGGCGGCCTACGCCACCACGGCGCTGGCGGGCAACAACACCCCGGGCACGACGGGCCACCAGCACACCGCGTCCGCCGCCTTCACCATCTCCTGCCCCGATGTGGGCGAGCGGCTGCGCTCCGTCCCGCGCAGCGCCCAGCTCCCGGTCTCCAAGGGGCTGTCCACGCTCGACCGGCAGGTGCACGACGCGTACCACAAGATGATGGGCGGCAGCAGCGGCAGCGGCAGCAGCGCGGTCCTCTCCCCGCTCAAGACGCAGCGGGAGCGGACCATCAAGATGATGGTCACCGCGATCGCCAAGCACAGCAAGCGGCCGGGCTATCTCCTGAAGATGAGCGGCTGCACCATGAAGCCCGTGAACGAGGGCGCCGGAGCCGGCGGCAGCGACTCCACGAAGTCCGTGCAGGACGGCTGGTACCAGGGGCAGAACCCGACCCAGGACCAGCAGGGGCAGCAGCAGGGCCAGGACCAGCAGGGCCAGCAGACCCAGGACCCGAACCAGCAGGGCGGCCAGGGCCAGAACCAGAACGGCGGCCAGCAAGGCCAGGCCGGCGGCCCCTCCCCCGACGACTTCGTCGACATCAACAACGTCCAGCCGAACGCGGACCAGCCGCCGTTCGCCGCCCCCCAGGGCGGCAACGCCTCGACCGGCACCTTCACCACGGAGTGCGGCCGCAACGAGGAGGGCCACTTCAACTCCGACAACGTCATCGTCACCCCGGGCGTCAGCAACGGCGCCCACCACACCCACGACTACGTCGGCAACAAGACCACCGACGGCAACTCCACCGACCAGTCCCTGGCCGCCTCGGACACGACCTGCACCAACGGCGACCAGTCGACCTATTACTGGCCGGTGCTGCGCAAGCTGGACGGGAACGCCGAGCAGAAGCCGGGCGCCGCACAGGACGCCAACGTCGGATCGGTGCTGACCCCGGCCACGGTGACCCTCACCTACCGCGGAAGCCAGGCGGGACAGGTCGAGGCGATGCCCCGCTTCCTGCGCATCATCACCGGCGACGCCAAGGCGTTCACCAACGGCACCAAGAACGCCAACGCGTCCTGGAGCTGCACCGGATTCGAGGACCGTCAGCTGAAGGACAAGTACCCGCTCTGCCCGAACGGCTCCCAGGTCGTGCGCACCTTCGCCTTCCAGAACTGCTGGGACGGGCGGCAGACCGACAGCGCCAACCACCGCGACCACATGGCGTTCTCGGACCAGAACGGGACCTGCCCCAACGGCTTCAAGGCGGTGCCGCAGCTCGTGGAACGGGTCACCTACGACGTCCCGCAGGGCGCCAGCTTCGCGGTGGACAGCTTCCCCGAGCAGCTGCACAAACCCGTCACGGACCACGGTGACTTCATCAACGTGATGCAGGACGACCTGATGAGCAAGGCCGTCGAGTGCATCAACAGCGGCCGCAAGTGCGACTGA
- a CDS encoding DUF4142 domain-containing protein — protein sequence MRSILSNSATSGRTIATGLVVAALVATLAALLLPVQLFGESAAAATTTLTYDDDGGGTVETRYGPLTAMDRDFVRKVKLAGLWELPSGRMAQQRGTTAAVRTAGNHLVAGHTELDRRSNEAGQALGIALPTEPNAAQQGWLGQIKAAQGKEFDATMAELLRRAHGKVFGLIALVRDQTKNTVVRALADRANSVVLDHITVLEKTGNVDFNTLHTS from the coding sequence GTGCGGTCCATCCTCAGCAATTCCGCAACATCCGGGCGGACCATCGCCACCGGACTGGTGGTAGCCGCGCTCGTGGCCACGCTCGCGGCGCTGCTGCTGCCCGTCCAGCTCTTCGGCGAGTCCGCGGCCGCGGCCACCACCACGCTCACGTACGACGACGACGGCGGCGGCACGGTCGAGACCCGCTACGGCCCGCTCACCGCGATGGACCGCGACTTCGTGCGCAAGGTCAAGCTGGCCGGGCTGTGGGAGCTGCCCTCGGGCCGGATGGCCCAGCAGCGCGGGACGACCGCCGCGGTCCGCACGGCCGGCAACCATCTGGTGGCGGGACACACCGAGCTGGACCGGCGGTCGAACGAGGCCGGCCAGGCGCTGGGCATCGCCCTGCCCACCGAGCCCAACGCCGCCCAGCAGGGCTGGCTCGGGCAGATCAAGGCCGCCCAGGGCAAGGAGTTCGACGCGACGATGGCCGAGCTGCTGCGCCGGGCCCACGGCAAGGTCTTCGGGCTGATCGCCCTGGTCCGCGATCAGACCAAGAACACGGTGGTGCGGGCCCTGGCGGACCGCGCCAACAGCGTCGTGCTGGACCACATCACGGTCCTGGAGAAGACCGGGAACGTCGACTTCAACACCCTGCACACCAGCTGA